One window from the genome of Spiractinospora alimapuensis encodes:
- a CDS encoding succinate dehydrogenase cytochrome b subunit, whose product MANATVSRQRSSALRSTVAMKAIMAVSGLAMAAWLILHMVGNLKIFEGQEGFDNYSAWLRELGYPALPHEGALWIMRVVLLAAILAHIYTAAVLTIRDRRARPVRYQSTKRVQRTYASYTLRWGGVLLALFIVYHLLHLTANVIHPGGASDSPYERVVNGFQIWWVTGFYLLAVAALGLHLRHGIWSALATLGFNNARRERAISLTATVVATALFVGFIVPPLAVLIGVVN is encoded by the coding sequence GTGGCGAATGCAACTGTGTCGAGGCAGCGATCCTCGGCGTTGAGGTCAACGGTGGCGATGAAGGCCATCATGGCGGTGTCCGGGTTGGCGATGGCCGCCTGGCTGATCCTGCACATGGTGGGCAACCTCAAGATCTTCGAGGGCCAGGAGGGGTTCGACAACTACTCCGCGTGGCTCAGGGAACTGGGGTACCCGGCGCTGCCGCATGAGGGCGCGCTGTGGATCATGCGGGTGGTCCTGCTGGCCGCGATCCTCGCGCACATCTACACCGCGGCGGTCCTGACGATCCGCGACCGGCGCGCGCGCCCGGTGCGGTACCAGAGCACCAAGCGGGTTCAGCGCACCTACGCGTCCTACACGCTGCGCTGGGGCGGGGTCCTGCTCGCACTGTTCATCGTGTACCACCTCCTGCACCTGACCGCGAACGTCATCCATCCGGGTGGCGCGTCGGACAGCCCCTACGAGCGCGTGGTGAACGGCTTCCAGATCTGGTGGGTGACCGGCTTCTACCTCCTCGCAGTGGCCGCCCTGGGGCTGCACCTGCGGCACGGGATCTGGAGCGCGCTCGCCACGCTCGGCTTCAACAACGCGCGCCGCGAGCGCGCGATCAGTCTCACGGCCACGGTTGTCGCGACCGCGCTGTTCGTCGGGTTCATCGTCCCGCCGCTGGCCGTGCTCATCGGGGTGGTGAACTAA
- a CDS encoding LysR family transcriptional regulator codes for MQFQQLTYFLAVARTRHFTQAAELCQVAQPSLSRQVRNLEEELGASLFRRARGNITLTPAGEALLPLAQRILADMDTARHEVQELAGMRRGRVRLGATPSLCSGLLADALAQFHDEYPGVELLIEEGGSRDLVRELANGELDLALIVLPLQSNDPALSTQPILREGLVVASAVDRPAPSVNASPLSISDLRDRPLVMFRHGYDLRETTLQACRSAGFEPTAAVEGGEMDAVLRFVETGLGWAVVPSMVLKARPALRGTPLDHPRLVRTIGLAHRKDVEPPHAARTFRRVLLGYLTRLGADELGPDLEVLETTPPGETPPDHI; via the coding sequence ATGCAGTTCCAGCAGCTCACGTACTTCCTCGCCGTGGCGAGAACCCGCCACTTCACCCAGGCAGCGGAGTTGTGTCAGGTCGCGCAGCCGTCGCTGAGCCGTCAGGTGCGCAACCTCGAGGAGGAGCTCGGCGCGTCCCTGTTCCGCCGCGCCCGGGGAAACATCACACTCACGCCGGCGGGTGAGGCACTGCTCCCGCTCGCCCAGCGGATCCTCGCCGACATGGATACGGCGCGGCACGAGGTGCAGGAGCTGGCCGGTATGCGCCGCGGACGGGTGCGACTCGGGGCGACCCCGAGCCTGTGCAGCGGCCTGCTCGCCGACGCGCTCGCCCAGTTCCACGACGAGTACCCCGGGGTGGAGCTCCTGATCGAGGAGGGCGGATCGCGGGACCTGGTGCGGGAGCTGGCCAACGGAGAACTGGACCTGGCCCTGATCGTCCTGCCGCTGCAGAGCAACGATCCCGCCCTGTCCACCCAACCGATCCTGCGCGAGGGCCTCGTCGTGGCGAGCGCCGTCGACCGGCCCGCCCCGTCGGTGAACGCGTCCCCGTTGAGCATCAGCGACCTGCGGGACCGCCCACTGGTGATGTTTCGTCATGGCTACGACCTGCGGGAGACAACCCTCCAGGCGTGCCGTTCGGCGGGTTTCGAACCGACGGCCGCGGTCGAGGGCGGAGAGATGGACGCCGTCCTGCGGTTCGTGGAGACGGGACTGGGGTGGGCGGTGGTACCGAGCATGGTGCTCAAGGCGCGTCCGGCCCTGCGCGGGACGCCACTGGATCATCCACGTCTGGTGCGCACGATCGGGCTCGCGCACCGCAAGGACGTCGAGCCGCCGCACGCCGCGCGCACCTTCCGTCGCGTCCTGCTGGGATACCTGACGCGCCTCGGCGCCGACGAGTTGGGCCCGGACTTGGAGGTCCTGGAGACCACGCCCCCCGGTGAGACCCCGCCCGACCACATATGA
- a CDS encoding fumarate reductase/succinate dehydrogenase flavoprotein subunit, which yields MSAPEIARHAFDVVVVGAGGAGLRAAIEARHRGKRTAIISKSLFGKAHTVMAEGGAAAAMGNVNSNDSWRVHFRDTIRGGKFMNNPRMAELHAKESPDRVKELEYWGALFDRTKDGKISQRNFGGHEYPRLAHVGDRTGLEMIRTLQQRIVQLQQQDAVEHGDPEAMVKVFAETTVTELVKDGERIAGAFGYVRETGQFVLFEAPAVVLATGGIGKSFQVTSNSWEYTGDGHALALRAGATLLNMEFVQFHPTGMVWPPSVKGLLVTESVRGDGGVLRNSENKRFMFDYIPELFADQYATTEEEADRWYTDQQNNRRPPELLPRDEVARAINSEVKAGRGSPHGGVFLDVSTRLSADDIVRKLPSMHHQFKELADVDITKEPMEVGPTCHYVMGGVEVDADTGATVIPGLFAAGEVSGGMHGSNRLGGNSLSDLLVFGQRSGSGAAAYVDELGDHRPTPPEADLPALADTAQAPLTRESGENPYEVHHELQQVMNSLVGIIRTGEELRRALERLADLKKRAEDVRSPGERAYNPGWHIALDLRNMLLVSETVARAALMREESRGGHTRDDFRKADPEWRKVNLVCRLKDDTVELRTQPLDPLREELLDLFEAGELIKSLTPAELPDRVAEQAAAATHPKEDDK from the coding sequence ATGTCTGCCCCTGAAATCGCCCGCCACGCGTTCGACGTCGTGGTCGTGGGCGCTGGCGGCGCTGGCCTCCGAGCCGCCATCGAAGCGCGCCATCGCGGCAAGCGCACCGCCATCATCTCCAAGTCCCTCTTCGGCAAGGCCCACACCGTCATGGCCGAGGGCGGTGCCGCCGCCGCGATGGGCAACGTCAACTCCAACGACAGTTGGCGGGTGCACTTCCGCGACACCATCCGTGGCGGGAAGTTCATGAACAACCCGCGGATGGCGGAGCTGCACGCCAAGGAGTCCCCCGACCGGGTGAAGGAACTCGAGTACTGGGGTGCGCTGTTCGACCGGACGAAGGACGGGAAGATCAGCCAGCGCAACTTCGGTGGCCACGAGTACCCCCGGCTCGCCCACGTCGGTGACCGAACCGGCCTGGAGATGATCCGCACCCTCCAGCAGCGCATCGTGCAGTTGCAGCAGCAGGACGCCGTCGAGCACGGCGACCCCGAGGCGATGGTGAAGGTCTTCGCCGAAACCACGGTCACCGAGCTGGTGAAGGACGGTGAACGAATCGCGGGCGCGTTCGGCTACGTCCGCGAGACCGGGCAGTTCGTGCTGTTCGAGGCCCCGGCGGTCGTGCTCGCCACGGGAGGGATCGGCAAGTCCTTCCAGGTCACGTCCAACTCCTGGGAGTACACCGGCGACGGTCACGCCTTGGCGTTGCGCGCGGGGGCGACCCTGCTGAACATGGAGTTCGTCCAGTTCCATCCCACCGGCATGGTGTGGCCTCCCTCGGTGAAGGGCCTCCTGGTCACCGAGTCGGTGCGCGGCGACGGCGGGGTGCTGCGCAACTCCGAGAACAAGCGCTTCATGTTCGACTACATCCCTGAGCTGTTCGCCGACCAGTACGCCACCACGGAGGAGGAGGCCGACCGGTGGTACACCGACCAGCAGAACAACCGCCGGCCTCCGGAGCTTCTCCCCCGTGACGAGGTGGCGCGGGCGATCAACAGTGAGGTGAAGGCGGGGCGCGGTTCCCCCCACGGTGGGGTGTTCCTCGATGTCTCCACCCGGCTGTCGGCCGACGACATCGTGCGCAAGCTGCCGTCCATGCACCACCAGTTCAAGGAGCTGGCGGACGTGGACATCACGAAGGAGCCGATGGAGGTCGGCCCGACCTGCCACTACGTGATGGGCGGGGTCGAGGTGGACGCTGACACCGGCGCCACGGTGATTCCGGGGCTCTTCGCCGCGGGCGAGGTCTCCGGCGGGATGCACGGCTCCAACCGGCTCGGCGGCAACTCCCTGTCCGACCTGTTGGTCTTCGGGCAACGCAGCGGCTCGGGGGCCGCCGCGTACGTTGACGAGCTGGGGGACCATCGACCCACGCCGCCCGAGGCCGACCTGCCCGCCCTCGCCGACACCGCGCAGGCGCCCCTCACGCGTGAGTCGGGCGAGAACCCCTACGAGGTGCACCACGAGCTGCAGCAGGTCATGAACAGCCTCGTCGGCATCATCCGCACGGGCGAGGAACTGCGCCGGGCTCTGGAGAGGCTGGCCGACCTGAAGAAGCGCGCCGAGGATGTCCGGTCTCCCGGTGAACGCGCCTACAACCCCGGCTGGCATATCGCACTGGATCTGCGCAACATGCTGCTGGTCTCGGAGACGGTGGCGCGCGCGGCCCTGATGCGCGAGGAGAGCCGTGGCGGCCACACCCGGGACGACTTCCGTAAGGCCGACCCCGAGTGGCGCAAGGTCAACCTCGTCTGCCGACTCAAGGACGACACGGTGGAGCTGCGCACCCAGCCACTGGACCCGCTGCGGGAGGAACTCCTCGACCTGTTCGAGGCGGGCGAGCTGATCAAGTCCCTCACGCCGGCGGAACTCCCCGACCGCGTCGCCGAACAGGCCGCCGCCGCGACCCACCCCAAGGAGGACGACAAGTGA
- a CDS encoding succinate dehydrogenase/fumarate reductase iron-sulfur subunit, producing the protein MSIRTFHVWRGDAGAGSLEEFKVEVNEGEVVLDVLHRIQATQASDLAVRWNCKAGKCGSCSVEINGRPRLSCMTRMSVFESDEEITVTPMRTFPVIRDLVCDVSYNYVKARQIPSFTPDPETEPGDFRMSQTDVERSQEFRKCIECFLCQNVCHVIRDHDDNKENFSGPRFLMRVAELEMHPEDTADRRKAAQEDFGMGYCNITKCCTEVCPEHIKITDNALIPLKERVADRKYDPLVWLGDKIGVRQGADTPMVPNTKRAGGDA; encoded by the coding sequence GTGAGCATCAGAACCTTCCACGTGTGGCGAGGGGACGCCGGAGCGGGTTCCTTGGAGGAGTTCAAGGTCGAGGTCAACGAGGGGGAGGTGGTACTCGACGTCCTTCACCGAATCCAGGCCACCCAGGCCTCGGACCTAGCCGTGCGCTGGAACTGCAAGGCGGGCAAGTGCGGCTCCTGCTCGGTCGAGATCAACGGCAGGCCACGCCTGTCCTGTATGACCCGCATGAGCGTGTTCGAGTCCGACGAGGAGATCACCGTCACACCGATGCGGACCTTCCCCGTGATCCGCGACCTGGTGTGCGACGTGTCCTACAACTACGTCAAGGCGCGTCAGATCCCGTCCTTCACGCCCGACCCCGAGACCGAGCCGGGCGACTTCCGCATGTCCCAGACGGACGTGGAGCGGTCGCAGGAGTTCCGCAAGTGCATCGAGTGCTTCCTGTGCCAGAACGTCTGCCACGTGATTCGGGACCATGACGACAACAAGGAGAACTTCTCCGGCCCACGGTTCCTCATGCGGGTGGCCGAACTCGAGATGCACCCGGAGGACACGGCGGACCGGCGCAAGGCCGCCCAGGAGGACTTCGGGATGGGCTACTGCAACATCACGAAGTGCTGCACCGAGGTCTGCCCCGAGCACATCAAGATCACCGACAACGCGTTGATCCCGCTGAAGGAACGCGTCGCCGACCGCAAGTACGACCCACTGGTCTGGCTCGGCGACAAGATCGGCGTCCGCCAGGGCGCCGACACCCCCATGGTTCCCAACACCAAGCGCGCCGGCGGCGACGCCTGA
- the typA gene encoding translational GTPase TypA, translated as MPNSASAHREDIRNVAIVAHVDHGKTTLVDAMLWQSGVFRANQDVDARVMDSEDLEREKGITILAKNTAIRYRPPEATDEESDVVINIIDTPGHADFGGEVERGLSMVDGVVLLVDASEGPLPQTRFVLRKALAAKLPVILVINKVDRPDSRISEVVDATYELFLDLDAAEDQIDFPIVYACAIDGKASLEQPADATAPDSENLQPLFQAILDTIPAPEYTPGAPLQAHVTNLDASPFLGRIALCRVHQGTIRKGQQVAWCKTDGSVDRVKISELLMTDALERKPAAEAGPGDIIAIAGISDIMIGETLADPEDPRPLPGITVDEPAISMVIGTNTSPLAGREKGTKVTARLVKERLDRELVGNVSLRVNPTDRPDAWEVQGRGELALAILVETMRRENYELTVGKPRVVTRTINGKVHEPVERLTVDLPEEYLGAITQLLSVRKGRMEQMTNHGTGWVRMDWLVPSRGLIGFRTEFLTESRGTGIAHHVFENFEPWFGELRTRATGSLVADRTGQATTFAMFNLQERGTMFVPPATEVYEGMIVGENSRADDMDVNITKEKKLTNMRSSTGEELERLIPPRALSLEQALEFCREDECVEVTPASIRMRKVVLDHKERARRTAHAKRS; from the coding sequence ATGCCCAACTCCGCCTCCGCACACCGCGAGGACATCCGCAACGTCGCCATCGTTGCTCACGTCGACCACGGCAAGACGACTCTGGTCGACGCGATGCTGTGGCAGTCCGGGGTGTTCCGAGCCAACCAGGACGTGGACGCCCGCGTCATGGACTCCGAGGACCTGGAGCGTGAGAAGGGCATCACGATCCTGGCGAAGAACACGGCCATTCGGTACCGCCCGCCCGAGGCGACGGACGAGGAAAGCGACGTCGTCATCAACATCATCGACACCCCGGGCCACGCCGACTTCGGTGGCGAGGTCGAGCGTGGCCTGTCCATGGTGGACGGCGTGGTGCTCCTCGTGGACGCGAGCGAGGGCCCGCTGCCCCAGACCCGGTTCGTGCTGCGCAAGGCGCTGGCCGCGAAGCTCCCGGTCATCCTGGTGATCAATAAGGTGGACCGGCCGGACAGTCGGATCTCCGAGGTCGTGGACGCCACCTACGAGCTGTTCCTCGACCTCGACGCCGCCGAGGACCAGATCGACTTCCCGATCGTCTACGCCTGCGCGATCGACGGCAAGGCCTCCCTGGAGCAGCCCGCGGACGCCACCGCCCCGGACAGCGAGAACCTCCAGCCGCTGTTCCAGGCGATCCTGGACACGATCCCCGCTCCGGAGTACACCCCGGGCGCGCCGCTCCAGGCCCACGTGACCAACCTCGACGCCTCGCCGTTCCTGGGCCGCATCGCGTTGTGCCGCGTCCACCAGGGGACGATCCGCAAGGGTCAGCAGGTGGCCTGGTGCAAGACCGACGGCAGCGTCGACCGGGTGAAGATCAGCGAGCTGCTGATGACCGACGCGCTGGAGCGCAAGCCCGCGGCGGAGGCCGGACCGGGCGACATCATCGCCATCGCCGGGATCTCCGACATCATGATCGGCGAGACCCTCGCCGACCCGGAGGACCCGCGTCCACTGCCCGGCATCACGGTCGACGAGCCGGCGATCTCCATGGTCATCGGCACCAACACCTCGCCGCTGGCCGGACGGGAGAAGGGCACCAAGGTCACCGCCCGCCTGGTGAAGGAGCGACTGGACCGTGAGCTCGTCGGCAACGTGAGCCTGCGCGTGAACCCCACCGACCGCCCCGACGCCTGGGAGGTGCAGGGCCGTGGTGAACTCGCGCTGGCGATCCTGGTGGAGACCATGCGGCGGGAGAACTACGAGCTCACCGTCGGCAAGCCGCGCGTGGTCACCCGGACGATCAACGGCAAGGTGCACGAGCCGGTGGAGCGTCTCACCGTCGACCTCCCCGAGGAGTACCTCGGGGCGATCACGCAGTTGTTGAGCGTGCGCAAGGGCCGGATGGAACAGATGACCAACCACGGCACCGGATGGGTCCGGATGGACTGGCTCGTCCCGTCGCGGGGGTTGATCGGGTTCCGCACCGAGTTCCTCACCGAGTCCCGCGGGACCGGGATCGCCCACCACGTGTTCGAGAACTTCGAGCCGTGGTTCGGCGAGTTGCGGACCCGCGCCACCGGTTCGCTCGTCGCGGACCGCACGGGGCAGGCCACCACGTTCGCCATGTTCAACCTCCAGGAGCGGGGCACCATGTTCGTGCCGCCCGCCACCGAGGTCTACGAGGGCATGATCGTGGGGGAGAACTCGCGCGCCGACGACATGGACGTGAACATCACCAAGGAGAAGAAGCTGACGAACATGCGTTCGTCCACCGGTGAGGAACTGGAGCGGCTCATCCCGCCCCGGGCGCTGTCGCTGGAGCAGGCGCTGGAGTTCTGCCGTGAGGACGAGTGCGTCGAGGTCACGCCCGCCTCGATCCGCATGCGCAAGGTCGTCCTCGACCACAAAGAGCGGGCGCGCCGCACCGCCCACGCCAAGCGCTCCTGA
- a CDS encoding SEC-C domain-containing protein — translation MEQESAHFRRLMARLAHERRMAWTDPRITVTSLTMFRDTASEAGLADPEALTVKLCDRLIAEADHSVALSARFFRAATQWEQGMQRQAEREFHVLWDGVDAVHLAVEIAEFWLGVPDDERALDWYERALFLECPLDGPDHEDRILAGQGRSSLRARMGHPPDDLDLELFMEELAQRAPDGESEAVEESEVVLTPFLPRSEVARPDAEDMLGPEETPETYHDWQERTWRSLAQSGGTRFRQLVPLTLAEMRLVRNLPRGDRDQVGTQEFYLNDLAERGLGVPWPPSGSSPCWCESGRAYVACCGDPT, via the coding sequence ATGGAGCAGGAATCGGCGCACTTCCGCCGGTTGATGGCGCGCCTTGCCCACGAACGCCGAATGGCGTGGACAGACCCGCGCATCACGGTGACGAGTCTGACCATGTTTCGCGACACCGCCAGCGAGGCCGGCCTCGCCGATCCCGAAGCGCTCACGGTGAAGCTGTGCGACCGGCTCATCGCCGAGGCCGACCACTCCGTCGCCCTCAGCGCCCGGTTCTTCCGCGCGGCGACCCAGTGGGAGCAGGGAATGCAGCGCCAGGCCGAACGGGAGTTCCACGTGCTGTGGGACGGCGTCGACGCGGTGCACCTCGCGGTGGAGATCGCGGAGTTCTGGCTGGGCGTCCCCGACGACGAACGCGCCCTGGACTGGTACGAGCGGGCCCTCTTCCTGGAGTGTCCGCTGGACGGACCCGACCACGAGGACCGGATCCTGGCGGGCCAGGGGCGTAGTTCGCTCCGGGCCCGCATGGGTCACCCACCTGACGACCTGGACCTCGAGCTCTTCATGGAGGAACTCGCCCAACGCGCGCCCGACGGGGAGTCCGAAGCGGTGGAGGAGAGCGAGGTCGTGCTCACACCGTTCCTCCCGCGCAGCGAGGTGGCCCGCCCCGACGCGGAGGACATGCTCGGGCCGGAGGAGACCCCCGAGACCTACCACGACTGGCAGGAGCGCACCTGGCGCTCCCTGGCCCAGTCGGGTGGCACCCGGTTCCGCCAGCTCGTGCCCCTGACCCTGGCCGAGATGCGTCTGGTGCGAAACCTACCGCGCGGGGACCGCGATCAGGTCGGCACGCAGGAGTTCTACCTGAACGACCTCGCGGAACGCGGACTGGGCGTCCCCTGGCCCCCCAGCGGGAGCTCGCCCTGCTGGTGTGAGTCGGGTCGGGCCTACGTCGCGTGTTGCGGCGACCCCACGTAG
- a CDS encoding DsbA family oxidoreductase translates to MFIDIWSDLVCPWCAIGESNLRAALARFPHHEHVQVRPHSFELDPNASTEPGLTLPERHRRDLGVTAERARRNIAMVTEQARAAGLHYDLSRARPVNSFDAHRVMKLGESVGLGQRVRHRLMTAYTAEGAVLSDHGTLVRLAAECGLDPHRVRATLDSADFASEVRADEKEARLLGISGVPTFVIDGRHSVAGGFRPDAFRKLLDEAWSEGPTDSAAGGTCRLDGAC, encoded by the coding sequence ATGTTCATCGACATCTGGTCCGACCTCGTCTGCCCCTGGTGCGCGATCGGGGAGAGCAACCTGCGTGCGGCTCTGGCGCGCTTTCCCCACCACGAACACGTCCAGGTCCGTCCACACAGCTTCGAGCTGGACCCGAACGCGAGCACGGAGCCGGGCCTCACCCTCCCCGAACGACATCGTCGGGATCTCGGTGTCACGGCCGAGCGGGCGAGAAGGAATATCGCGATGGTGACCGAGCAGGCCCGGGCCGCCGGGCTCCACTACGACCTAAGCCGCGCTCGTCCGGTGAACAGCTTCGACGCGCACCGAGTGATGAAGCTGGGGGAGTCGGTGGGTCTGGGACAGCGCGTGCGTCACCGACTCATGACCGCGTACACCGCCGAGGGAGCCGTACTCTCCGACCACGGAACGCTGGTGCGTCTCGCCGCCGAGTGCGGCTTGGACCCCCATCGCGTACGAGCCACCCTCGACAGCGCCGACTTCGCGTCGGAGGTCCGCGCCGACGAGAAGGAAGCCCGGCTTCTGGGCATCAGCGGGGTCCCGACCTTCGTGATCGACGGACGGCACTCGGTCGCGGGCGGGTTTCGCCCCGACGCCTTCCGCAAGCTCTTGGACGAGGCGTGGTCGGAGGGTCCGACGGACTCGGCGGCTGGTGGGACCTGCCGCCTCGACGGAGCGTGCTGA
- a CDS encoding winged helix-turn-helix transcriptional regulator — protein MTVGDQVEAKGRDVFDSDCPAREVLNHITSRWAVLVLLALRGGPLRFHQLRDRIDGVSEKMLSQNLRVLTRDGLLDRTVTPTVPPSVSYDLTAIGREGVAHLAELTEWITRVAPAVQAAQERHDTPDTPPTR, from the coding sequence ATGACCGTTGGTGACCAGGTAGAGGCCAAGGGACGTGACGTATTCGACAGTGACTGTCCGGCGCGCGAGGTACTGAACCACATCACCAGCCGCTGGGCCGTGCTCGTCCTCCTCGCGCTTCGGGGCGGACCGCTGCGTTTCCACCAGCTACGGGACCGTATCGACGGCGTCAGCGAGAAGATGCTCTCCCAGAACCTCCGGGTCCTCACCCGCGACGGCCTGCTGGACCGCACGGTGACCCCCACCGTCCCACCGAGCGTGTCCTACGACCTGACGGCGATAGGGCGTGAGGGAGTCGCACACCTCGCCGAGCTGACGGAGTGGATCACCCGTGTCGCGCCGGCCGTCCAGGCGGCCCAGGAGCGCCACGACACCCCGGACACCCCACCAACAAGGTGA